The Mesorhizobium sp. M1D.F.Ca.ET.043.01.1.1 genome contains a region encoding:
- a CDS encoding phosphoribosyltransferase, translated as MNYRSISDMNDAIARNLHRLPRDIDLVVGVPRSGILAATLVSLTANIPMTDLDSFLAGKIYTSGITKRRAALDRQHSEMRKILVIDDSVSGGNAMRDARSKIAATGIQGDFVYAAVFGLLSQHKETDIVFEVVPHPRMFQWNFMHHVFLEQCCVDIDGVLCLDPTEEENDDGPAYEKFLAEARPLLGPTRKIGWLVTSRLEKYRKLTEAWLAKHEIKYDHLIMLDLPSKAERQRLGAHGSFKADFYRKSDAILFIESEHEQALRIAKLSGKPVLCVETNIVSFPDALSLPALQQTARNLPARLRQINSPDGRKKVAKAAVRALLGARGYEMLKSRVKRPA; from the coding sequence ATGAATTACCGATCGATTTCAGACATGAACGACGCGATCGCGCGGAACCTGCACCGGCTGCCGCGCGACATCGACCTGGTGGTCGGCGTGCCGAGAAGCGGCATCCTCGCCGCGACGCTGGTAAGCCTGACGGCTAACATTCCGATGACCGATCTCGACAGCTTCCTCGCCGGCAAGATCTACACGTCGGGGATCACCAAGCGCCGCGCCGCGCTTGACCGGCAACATTCCGAAATGCGCAAGATCCTGGTGATCGACGACAGCGTCAGCGGCGGCAACGCCATGCGCGATGCGCGCAGCAAGATCGCGGCTACCGGCATACAGGGCGATTTCGTCTACGCAGCCGTGTTCGGGCTGCTGTCGCAGCACAAGGAAACCGACATCGTCTTCGAGGTCGTGCCGCATCCCAGGATGTTCCAGTGGAACTTCATGCACCACGTCTTCCTCGAGCAGTGCTGTGTCGACATAGACGGCGTGCTTTGCCTCGATCCGACCGAGGAAGAGAATGACGACGGCCCGGCCTACGAGAAATTCCTCGCCGAGGCGCGGCCGCTGCTCGGGCCGACGCGCAAGATCGGCTGGCTGGTGACCAGCCGGCTGGAAAAGTACCGCAAGCTGACCGAGGCATGGCTCGCGAAGCACGAAATCAAATACGACCATCTCATCATGCTCGACCTGCCGAGCAAGGCCGAACGGCAGCGGCTCGGCGCGCATGGCAGCTTCAAGGCCGATTTCTACCGCAAGTCGGACGCCATACTGTTCATCGAGAGCGAGCATGAACAGGCGCTCAGGATCGCCAAGCTGTCGGGCAAGCCGGTGCTCTGCGTCGAGACCAACATTGTGAGCTTTCCCGACGCGCTGTCGCTGCCGGCGCTTCAGCAGACGGCACGCAACCTTCCTGCCCGGCTCAGACAGATCAACTCGCCTGACGGGCGCAAGAAGGTCGCGAAAGCGGCAGTGCGCGCCCTGCTGGGCGCACGCGGCTATGAAATGCTGAAAAGCCGCGTCAAAAGGCCTGCGTAA
- a CDS encoding glycosyltransferase, producing the protein MKVLFAGGTGYTPQFSGGVQSSTHHLVEQLIEHGHEASVLAALFGQGMFGYKARAKMKLLGQPAVIDSFPGYPVVRAWFPWEAAAFAVKKMQPDVAVVQCHNSVPVGKALQAEGVPLVVYLRNVEFHELGGDLRELDAARYIANSEFTARTYKQEFGIDSTVIPPTINPATYSTPTTGEFVTFINPYEEKGFDLAVRIAATCPEIPFLFVESWKLEDDHRAQVERTIAPLSNIRLENRTSDMKTVYGRTRILLAPSKWEEAWGRVASEAHCSGIPVVGSRRGGLPEAIGAGGVVLDYDAPLEDWVGSVRRLWNDRQDYERLSEAALTFSQRPELDPDRQFATFFGLIERAAQQRSRRAA; encoded by the coding sequence ATGAAAGTTCTTTTCGCAGGCGGTACTGGCTACACGCCCCAGTTCAGCGGCGGTGTCCAATCGAGCACGCATCACCTTGTCGAGCAGCTGATCGAGCACGGCCATGAGGCCTCGGTGCTGGCCGCCCTGTTTGGTCAGGGCATGTTCGGTTACAAGGCGCGCGCCAAGATGAAGCTCCTCGGCCAGCCTGCAGTGATCGACAGCTTTCCGGGCTACCCGGTGGTGCGTGCCTGGTTCCCCTGGGAGGCTGCGGCTTTCGCCGTCAAGAAAATGCAGCCGGACGTCGCCGTCGTGCAGTGCCACAACTCCGTTCCGGTCGGAAAGGCGCTGCAGGCCGAGGGCGTTCCGCTGGTCGTCTATCTGAGAAATGTCGAATTCCATGAACTGGGCGGCGACCTGCGCGAGCTCGATGCGGCGCGATACATCGCCAATTCCGAGTTCACGGCGCGCACCTACAAGCAGGAGTTCGGCATCGATTCCACGGTGATCCCGCCGACCATCAATCCGGCCACCTACAGCACGCCGACGACCGGTGAGTTCGTCACCTTCATCAACCCCTATGAGGAAAAAGGCTTTGACCTGGCCGTGCGCATCGCTGCCACCTGCCCGGAGATCCCTTTCCTGTTCGTCGAGAGCTGGAAGCTCGAGGACGACCATCGCGCGCAGGTCGAGCGGACCATCGCGCCGCTTTCCAACATCAGGCTGGAAAACCGCACCAGCGACATGAAAACCGTCTATGGCCGCACCAGGATCCTGCTGGCGCCGAGCAAATGGGAAGAGGCTTGGGGCCGCGTCGCGTCTGAAGCCCATTGCAGCGGCATCCCGGTTGTCGGTTCGCGGCGCGGGGGCCTGCCCGAGGCGATCGGCGCAGGTGGCGTGGTGCTGGACTATGACGCGCCGCTTGAGGACTGGGTCGGGTCGGTCAGGCGGTTGTGGAACGACCGCCAGGACTATGAGCGGCTCTCGGAGGCGGCGCTCACCTTCTCGCAGCGCCCGGAACTGGATCCCGACCGCCAGTTCGCCACTTTCTTCGGCCTGATCGAGAGGGCGGCGCAGCAGCGCTCCCGGAGGGCTGCATAG
- a CDS encoding GMC family oxidoreductase → MVMDVQPEQIANEHFDLVVIGSGFGSAFFLHEFLKRRKARVLVLEWGRHNTHEWQLSQNANTDIDDESTYKTDNADKPWNYTIGLGGGTNCWFAQTPRFHPNDFRLKSTYGVGNDWPISYDELEPFYCDAEEVMSISGDPDMARMLPRSRPFPQPPHRMSTPDRMMKAAQPEQHFVMPTARARVATAQRTSCCANLRCWLCPVDAKFTVNNGLMHVFQHPDVSVCLGAEVRRLDHAGGSVRSVAFVRNGKDYSVSGDLVILGANAIQSPAIMLRSGLGGELVGLGLHESYGWNYEVYLDGVDNFDGSTITTGLNFGLYDGPHRAEHAAALVYFENRWQHGMRADKGRLRQVLPLVIVTENLLDPENRVVLDKDENAFVSFKGASDYATKGMAKALERLPSLLKPLPVERIFDRGIRPTESHVQGTLRMGTGPADSVVDRDMIHHQLRNLVVVGTSTYPSCSCANPSLTAAALSLRAASRLA, encoded by the coding sequence ATGGTGATGGATGTTCAGCCCGAACAGATCGCCAACGAGCATTTCGATCTCGTCGTCATCGGTTCCGGTTTCGGTTCGGCCTTTTTCCTGCATGAGTTCCTGAAGCGGCGCAAGGCGCGCGTCCTGGTGCTCGAATGGGGCCGCCACAACACGCATGAATGGCAGCTCAGCCAGAACGCCAACACCGACATAGACGACGAAAGCACCTACAAGACCGACAATGCCGACAAGCCGTGGAACTACACGATCGGCCTCGGCGGCGGCACCAACTGCTGGTTCGCGCAGACGCCGCGCTTCCACCCCAACGACTTCAGGCTGAAAAGCACCTATGGCGTCGGCAACGACTGGCCGATCAGCTATGACGAGTTGGAGCCGTTCTACTGCGATGCCGAGGAGGTCATGTCGATCTCCGGCGACCCCGACATGGCACGCATGCTGCCGCGCTCGCGGCCGTTCCCGCAGCCGCCGCACCGCATGTCGACGCCGGACCGGATGATGAAGGCGGCGCAGCCCGAGCAGCATTTCGTCATGCCGACCGCCCGTGCCCGCGTGGCGACGGCGCAGCGCACCTCGTGCTGCGCCAACCTCAGATGCTGGCTCTGCCCGGTCGACGCCAAGTTCACCGTCAACAACGGTTTGATGCACGTCTTCCAGCACCCCGACGTGTCGGTATGCCTGGGCGCCGAGGTGCGCCGGCTCGATCATGCCGGCGGTTCGGTCCGCTCGGTCGCCTTCGTGCGCAACGGCAAGGACTATTCGGTCAGCGGCGATCTCGTCATCCTCGGCGCCAATGCCATCCAGAGCCCGGCGATCATGCTGCGCTCCGGGCTCGGCGGCGAGCTCGTCGGGCTCGGCCTGCACGAATCCTATGGCTGGAACTACGAGGTCTATCTCGACGGCGTCGACAATTTCGATGGCTCGACCATCACCACCGGCTTGAATTTCGGCCTCTATGACGGCCCGCATCGCGCCGAGCACGCGGCGGCGCTGGTCTATTTCGAAAACCGCTGGCAGCATGGCATGCGCGCCGACAAGGGGCGGCTGAGGCAAGTGCTGCCGCTGGTCATCGTCACCGAGAACTTGCTCGACCCGGAAAACCGCGTGGTCCTCGACAAGGACGAGAACGCCTTCGTCAGCTTCAAGGGCGCGTCCGACTATGCGACCAAAGGCATGGCCAAGGCGCTCGAGCGGCTGCCGTCGCTGCTCAAGCCGCTGCCGGTCGAGCGGATCTTCGATCGCGGCATCAGGCCGACCGAATCGCATGTGCAGGGCACCTTGCGGATGGGCACGGGCCCGGCCGACTCGGTGGTCGACCGCGACATGATCCACCACCAACTCCGGAACCTCGTCGTCGTCGGCACCAGCACCTATCCGAGCTGTTCCTGCGCCAACCCGAGCCTGACCGCCGCCGCGCTTTCGTTGCGGGCGGCGAGCCGGCTGGCATGA
- a CDS encoding UDP-glucose/GDP-mannose dehydrogenase family protein produces MNLTVFGIGYVGLVQAAVLAEVGHEVVCVDIDEAKVERLNQGFIPIFEPGLEALVKENHAAGRIRFTTDAAAAVKHGQIQMIAVGTPPGEDGSADLKYVLAVAEAIGKEMDELKIIVGKSTVPVGTCEKIKAKIAETLKKRGREDLKFDVASNPEFLKEGSAVADCMKPDRIIVGTSSEDTEAVMRELYAPFNRNHEKMIVMDVRSAEFTKYAANCMLATKISFMNEMANLAEQLGADIEEVRKGIGSDPRIGYHFIYPGLGYGGSCFPKDVRALIKTAEGVKFDAKLLRAVEERNNAQKSVLFDKVNRYFQGALGGKTFALWGLAFKPNTDDMREAPSRTLMEALWAAGAKVQAYDPEAMQECQAIYGLREDLLLCGTKEAALRGADALLICTEWKSFRAPSFDALKDALTTPVIFDGRNLYDPKVIARYGIEYHSIGRMAA; encoded by the coding sequence ATGAACTTGACGGTGTTTGGAATTGGCTATGTCGGTCTCGTCCAGGCCGCTGTGCTCGCGGAGGTCGGGCACGAGGTGGTGTGCGTCGACATCGATGAAGCGAAGGTGGAGCGGCTCAATCAGGGCTTCATCCCGATTTTCGAGCCCGGGCTGGAGGCTCTCGTCAAGGAGAACCACGCCGCCGGCCGCATCCGCTTCACCACTGACGCGGCCGCTGCGGTCAAGCATGGCCAGATCCAGATGATCGCGGTCGGCACGCCGCCCGGCGAGGACGGCTCTGCCGACCTGAAATACGTGCTTGCCGTCGCCGAGGCCATCGGCAAGGAGATGGACGAGCTCAAGATCATCGTCGGCAAATCGACCGTGCCGGTCGGCACCTGCGAGAAGATCAAGGCCAAGATCGCCGAGACGCTGAAGAAGCGCGGCCGCGAGGACCTGAAATTCGACGTCGCCTCGAACCCGGAATTCCTCAAGGAAGGCTCGGCCGTCGCCGATTGCATGAAGCCGGACCGCATCATCGTCGGCACGTCCAGCGAGGACACCGAGGCGGTGATGCGCGAGCTCTACGCGCCGTTCAACCGCAATCACGAGAAGATGATCGTGATGGACGTGCGCAGCGCCGAGTTCACCAAATATGCGGCCAACTGCATGCTGGCGACCAAGATCAGCTTCATGAACGAGATGGCCAATCTGGCCGAGCAATTGGGCGCCGACATCGAGGAGGTGCGCAAGGGCATCGGCTCGGATCCGCGCATCGGCTACCATTTCATCTATCCCGGCCTCGGCTATGGCGGTTCCTGCTTTCCCAAGGATGTGCGCGCGCTGATCAAGACCGCCGAGGGCGTCAAGTTCGACGCCAAGCTGCTGCGCGCCGTCGAGGAACGCAACAACGCGCAGAAATCGGTGCTGTTCGACAAGGTCAACCGCTATTTCCAGGGCGCTCTCGGGGGCAAGACCTTCGCCCTCTGGGGGCTGGCCTTCAAGCCGAACACCGACGACATGCGCGAGGCCCCGTCGCGTACGCTGATGGAGGCGTTGTGGGCAGCGGGCGCCAAGGTGCAGGCTTATGATCCCGAGGCGATGCAGGAATGCCAGGCCATCTACGGTCTGCGCGAGGACCTGCTCTTGTGCGGCACCAAGGAAGCGGCGCTGCGCGGCGCCGACGCGCTTTTGATCTGCACCGAATGGAAGAGCTTCAGGGCGCCTTCCTTCGACGCGCTCAAGGATGCGCTGACCACGCCGGTCATCTTCGACGGCCGCAACCTCTACGACCCGAAGGTCATCGCGCGCTATGGCATCGAATACCATTCGATCGGCAGGATGGCGGCATGA
- a CDS encoding family 16 glycosylhydrolase produces MNADSNNTSIAAACGTPRPRSNGSRSLWLSLAGALLAVAAAVSAVPRPAHAEEMQSAPSFVDNFSNFDRSRWFVSDGWNNGNHQNCTWSKDLVRLSDGVLSLSFEKRKLKDREFACAEVQTKQRYGYGVYEARMKTDTGSGLNAAFFTYIGPQDKKPWDEIDFEVLTKDPAKVQVNSYIQGKPKNGKLVDVEGGADKGFNDYGFVWEKDRLRWYVNGKLVNEVTNPDELPTNPQKIFFSLWGSDKLTNWMGAFADPGRKVTMEVKRIAFTALGQPCQFPESLACSISNSN; encoded by the coding sequence ATGAACGCAGATTCGAACAACACGTCCATCGCGGCGGCATGCGGCACGCCGCGTCCGCGCTCGAATGGATCACGCAGTCTTTGGCTGAGCTTGGCAGGCGCGCTGCTTGCCGTTGCAGCCGCAGTCTCGGCAGTCCCGCGTCCGGCGCATGCCGAGGAGATGCAGAGCGCGCCGTCCTTCGTCGACAATTTCTCGAACTTCGACCGTTCGCGCTGGTTCGTCTCCGACGGCTGGAACAACGGCAATCACCAGAACTGCACATGGTCGAAGGACCTTGTCCGGCTTTCCGACGGTGTGCTCTCGCTGAGCTTCGAAAAACGCAAGCTGAAGGATCGTGAGTTCGCCTGCGCCGAGGTCCAGACCAAGCAGCGCTACGGTTACGGCGTCTACGAGGCGCGGATGAAGACGGATACCGGATCCGGCCTCAACGCCGCCTTCTTCACCTATATCGGGCCGCAGGACAAAAAGCCCTGGGACGAGATCGACTTCGAGGTCCTCACCAAGGACCCGGCGAAAGTCCAGGTGAACAGCTACATCCAGGGCAAGCCGAAGAACGGCAAGCTGGTCGATGTCGAAGGCGGCGCCGACAAGGGTTTCAACGATTACGGCTTCGTCTGGGAAAAGGACCGGCTGCGCTGGTATGTCAACGGCAAGCTGGTCAACGAGGTGACCAATCCGGACGAACTGCCGACCAATCCGCAAAAGATATTCTTCAGCCTGTGGGGCAGCGACAAGCTGACCAACTGGATGGGCGCCTTCGCCGATCCCGGCCGCAAGGTGACGATGGAGGTCAAGCGCATCGCCTTCACCGCTTTGGGCCAACCGTGTCAGTTCCCGGAATCGCTGGCATGCAGCATAAGTAACAGCAACTAG
- a CDS encoding glycosyltransferase family 2 protein, producing the protein MPVTTPRVCVIIAARNAARTIPVAIASALREAEVAEVVVVDDASADDTHGVARAADDGSGRLKVMRLDVNRGPSFARNAAIKASVSPFISILDADDFFLEGRFRRLFASADWDFAADNIMLIRDDAAADPTKVAAPSFAPEPQFLDFERFIDGNISRRRVLRGELGFLKPVISRAFLERHGLSYDENLRLGEDYELYARAVACGARFKIIKSCGYGAIVRADSLSGRHRTQDLKRLADADLALLTLGNLPEGSKAALRRHERHVRDKYRLRNFLDVKAERGLASAAAYAFANQSNLIPIVRGVAADKLDALFRRTGIAAKQQVPPMRFLMPATSAAKE; encoded by the coding sequence ATGCCCGTGACGACCCCCAGGGTCTGCGTCATCATCGCCGCCCGCAACGCGGCGCGGACCATACCGGTCGCCATCGCTTCGGCTCTGCGCGAGGCGGAGGTGGCGGAAGTCGTCGTGGTCGACGACGCCTCCGCCGACGACACGCACGGTGTGGCGCGTGCCGCCGATGACGGCAGCGGCCGGCTCAAGGTGATGCGTCTCGATGTCAATCGCGGTCCGTCCTTTGCCCGCAACGCCGCGATCAAGGCCTCCGTTTCGCCTTTCATCAGCATCCTCGACGCCGACGATTTCTTCCTCGAAGGTCGTTTCCGCCGGCTGTTTGCCAGCGCCGACTGGGATTTCGCGGCCGACAACATCATGCTGATCAGGGACGATGCCGCGGCCGATCCCACCAAGGTCGCTGCTCCGTCCTTCGCGCCCGAACCGCAGTTTCTCGATTTCGAGCGTTTCATCGACGGCAACATTTCCCGCCGCCGCGTGCTGCGCGGCGAACTGGGCTTCCTCAAGCCGGTGATCAGCCGGGCGTTCCTCGAGCGTCACGGATTGAGCTACGACGAAAACCTGCGGCTCGGCGAGGACTACGAGCTCTATGCGCGCGCGGTCGCCTGCGGGGCGCGTTTCAAGATCATCAAGTCCTGCGGCTACGGCGCGATCGTGCGAGCCGATTCGCTGAGCGGCCGCCACCGGACGCAGGATCTGAAGCGGCTTGCCGATGCCGATCTGGCGCTGCTGACGCTGGGCAACCTGCCGGAGGGCTCGAAGGCCGCGTTGCGGCGCCACGAGCGCCACGTGCGCGACAAATATCGGCTGCGCAATTTCCTCGACGTGAAGGCGGAGCGCGGCTTGGCGTCGGCCGCCGCCTATGCCTTCGCCAACCAGTCCAACCTGATCCCGATCGTTCGCGGCGTGGCCGCCGACAAGCTGGACGCGCTGTTCCGCCGCACCGGCATTGCTGCGAAGCAGCAGGTGCCGCCGATGCGCTTCCTGATGCCGGCAACAAGTGCCGCAAAGGAATGA
- a CDS encoding nucleotidyltransferase family protein — protein sequence MPVQDGSYDRLRAAGCADEVAYVQACLRLFFNPAAGAVDHGGMPAPAISAAHVADIARLNKVAVFLLKALAPGLTGAAPPGLLAWLEGYRRRTMSMNAACIGDSIAIHQVLRDRRVDFVFLKGPLQQQLLYGDHFMKPSGDVDILVSPAGFSAAREALRSAGYEVAGKSRSVWWVRFLGEQHMVRDDGVRAATVDLHHRLQQPGSPSPRDIDGFLRRRREVTVAGAAMPLISASDMLLLSCISVAKAFFNREPCAGYVCDVRAAASRLSEAEQQKVLDHAAGQGLADTLLLGLRAADVLLGGTATLLSDRAVRILARIDNADLFHMVIAPWLSSLRWPQRRTVLWELCGREPVRYLAEAGWAASADLSRRLFERPAGAPVRGSG from the coding sequence ATGCCCGTGCAGGACGGTTCTTACGACAGGCTGCGTGCGGCCGGCTGCGCCGACGAGGTCGCCTATGTGCAGGCCTGTCTGCGGCTGTTCTTCAATCCGGCTGCGGGTGCCGTCGACCATGGCGGCATGCCGGCTCCGGCAATCTCGGCGGCCCATGTCGCCGACATTGCGAGGTTGAACAAGGTCGCGGTCTTCTTGCTCAAGGCTTTGGCGCCCGGGCTCACCGGCGCGGCGCCTCCCGGGCTGCTCGCATGGCTCGAAGGCTATCGCCGTCGCACCATGTCGATGAACGCCGCCTGCATCGGCGATTCGATCGCCATCCATCAGGTGCTGCGTGACAGGCGGGTCGACTTCGTCTTCCTGAAGGGGCCGCTGCAGCAGCAATTGCTCTATGGCGATCATTTCATGAAGCCGTCCGGCGACGTCGACATCCTGGTTTCGCCGGCCGGTTTCTCGGCCGCCCGCGAGGCGCTGCGCTCGGCCGGCTACGAGGTCGCGGGCAAATCCCGTTCGGTCTGGTGGGTGCGGTTCCTCGGCGAGCAGCACATGGTCCGCGACGACGGCGTGCGGGCTGCCACGGTCGATCTCCATCATCGGCTGCAGCAGCCGGGGTCGCCGAGCCCGCGCGACATCGACGGCTTCCTGCGCCGCAGGCGCGAGGTCACGGTTGCGGGCGCCGCCATGCCTCTGATTTCGGCATCCGACATGCTGCTCCTGTCCTGCATCAGCGTCGCCAAGGCCTTCTTCAACCGTGAGCCTTGCGCCGGCTATGTCTGCGATGTCAGAGCCGCGGCCAGCCGGCTGAGCGAAGCCGAGCAGCAGAAAGTGCTCGATCATGCCGCCGGGCAGGGCCTCGCCGACACGCTGCTGCTTGGTCTGCGCGCCGCCGATGTTCTATTGGGCGGTACCGCCACGCTGCTTTCCGACCGCGCTGTCAGGATACTGGCGCGCATCGACAATGCGGACCTCTTCCACATGGTGATCGCGCCCTGGCTGTCGTCGCTGCGCTGGCCGCAGCGGCGAACGGTGCTGTGGGAGCTCTGCGGCCGCGAGCCGGTGCGCTATCTGGCCGAGGCCGGCTGGGCGGCCTCCGCCGATCTCAGCCGGCGCCTCTTCGAGAGGCCGGCCGGGGCGCCGGTGCGGGGCAGCGGATGA
- a CDS encoding lasso peptide, whose protein sequence is MEQNVEKHEYETPSLTVHGSIETITQGGAGTTALDAAFPAHTPFDQLTFS, encoded by the coding sequence ATGGAACAGAATGTTGAGAAGCATGAGTACGAGACCCCCAGCCTGACGGTTCACGGTTCGATCGAAACGATCACGCAGGGCGGCGCTGGCACGACTGCGCTGGACGCGGCATTTCCCGCGCACACGCCATTCGACCAGCTCACCTTCTCCTGA
- a CDS encoding PqqD family protein, whose product MHWNPSDHDRVVATGDAVACEFGNGLALLHLKSNIYYSLNGVGAYIWELIQEPRPILDVRSAVCVRYDVDAERCKADVEGLLKGLIEAGLARLHHEEMA is encoded by the coding sequence ATGCACTGGAACCCATCGGACCATGACCGCGTGGTCGCGACCGGCGACGCGGTGGCTTGCGAATTCGGCAACGGACTGGCGCTGCTCCATCTCAAATCCAACATCTATTACAGCCTGAACGGCGTCGGCGCCTATATCTGGGAGCTGATCCAGGAGCCGCGACCGATCCTCGACGTAAGAAGCGCGGTGTGCGTGCGCTATGATGTCGATGCCGAACGCTGCAAGGCCGATGTCGAGGGCTTGCTCAAGGGACTGATCGAAGCCGGGCTTGCGAGGCTCCACCATGAGGAAATGGCCTAG
- a CDS encoding lasso peptide biosynthesis B2 protein, producing MRKWPRVLSLSGPEVLFLARCLAVVGAVRLGLTLSSYNRMRSLVTRLEARNDAGIADLRRVAWGVAAAARFVPGASCLTQALAGQYLLARQGNASRIRIGIERDTGAELKAHAWLVSGNHIVLGGSINGFAHLVDHVSSITGNRP from the coding sequence ATGAGGAAATGGCCTAGGGTCCTCTCGCTGAGCGGCCCGGAGGTGCTGTTTCTGGCACGCTGCCTGGCAGTGGTCGGCGCCGTGCGGCTGGGGCTGACGCTCTCCTCCTACAACCGCATGCGCTCTTTGGTGACCCGCCTCGAGGCGAGGAATGACGCTGGTATCGCCGATCTGCGGCGCGTCGCATGGGGCGTTGCCGCCGCCGCCCGGTTCGTGCCCGGCGCCAGCTGCCTCACCCAGGCCCTTGCCGGACAATATCTGCTTGCCCGCCAGGGCAATGCTTCCAGGATCCGCATCGGCATCGAGCGCGACACCGGCGCGGAGCTCAAGGCGCATGCCTGGCTGGTCAGCGGCAATCACATCGTGCTTGGTGGCTCGATCAACGGCTTCGCCCATCTCGTTGACCACGTCTCATCGATCACGGGCAATAGGCCATGA